A section of the Larus michahellis chromosome 1, bLarMic1.1, whole genome shotgun sequence genome encodes:
- the LOC141745407 gene encoding C-type natriuretic peptide 2-like, translating into MLGLQSWPCSLLLLLVLLSASVQTVSLPGQRLQMLLSQLLPLEPESTPAEEDTKEGSSFGPQFLSSTLPFLPSGARAARPSLWRKTLASRKWALPGDWAWKAVPRGCFGLKLDRIGTFSGLGC; encoded by the exons ATGCTGGGACTCCAGTCGTGGCCTTGCTCGCTTCTCCTCCTCTTAGTTCTGCTCTCTGCCAGCGTTCAGACTGTGTCCTTGCCAGGACAGAGGCTACAG ATGCTCCTTTCCCAGTTGCTGCCCCTGGAGCCTGAGTCCACGCCAGCCGAAGAGGACACAAAGGAGGGGTCCAGCTTTGGCCCTCAGTttctctcctccaccctccccttcctcccgtCTGGGGCTAGAGCTGCCCGTCCCTCTCTCTGGCGCAAGACCCTCGCCAGTCGCAAGTGGGCACTGCCTGGAGATTGGGCCTGGAAGGCTGTGCCCAGGGGCTGCTTTGGGCTGAAACTGGACAGGATCGGGACCTTCAGTGGTTTGGGGTGTTAG